The proteins below are encoded in one region of Xenopus laevis strain J_2021 chromosome 8L, Xenopus_laevis_v10.1, whole genome shotgun sequence:
- the LOC108699331 gene encoding C-reactive protein-like, whose protein sequence is MEIRVLWLLLFAGSMAQEDMDRNVFLFPKRSVNDYVVLTPMMTGPLNKLTVCLRSYTEDGKNALMSVGTTESQIRDKLVIYQDSIGYNPQYFVNIAINSFSSASIRTNTDILKWIHRCVTWDSGVLQLWVNGKVSPRRVLQGGSIDLQDGISLGQILKNPGFGWNQMQGNYRNQWNFEFSFQGEITDVHMWNEALSPETIRQVLLNNRDINGNVINWRSLNYTIKGDVIVQPKLQCRYGSDPDSSHYQCSMD, encoded by the exons ATGGAGATACGAGTCCTTTGGCTTTTGCTCTTTGCTGGATCCATGGCACAAGAAG ACATGGATAGAAATGTCTTCCTCTTCCCCAAAAGGTCTGTCAATGATTATGTGGTTCTGACCCCAATGATGACTGGGCCTTTAAATAAACTCACCGTTTGCTTGAGGAGCTACACAGAAGATGGAAAAAACGCCCTAATGAGTGTGGGCACCACAGAGTCACAGATTCGCGATAAGCTTGTTATTTACCAGGATTCAATAGGATATAATCCACAATACTTTGTCAATATTGCTATAAATAGTTTTTCGTCAGCGTCTATTCGAACAAACACAGATATTCTGAAGTGGATACACAGGTGTGTGACCTGGGACTCTGGAGTTCTACAGCTTTGGGTTAATGGAAAAGTCTCCCCTCGCAGAGTACTGCAGGGCGGCAGTATTGATCTCCAGGATGGTATTTCCCTGGGTCAGATATTAAAGAATCCTGGGTTTGGGTGGAATCAAATGCAGGGTAATTATAGGAATcagtggaattttgaattttcCTTCCAAGGGGAAATAACTGATGTTCATATGTGGAATGAGGCTTTGTCTCCTGAGACCATAAGGCAGGTTCTGCTAAATAATAGGGATATCAATGGCAATGTCATTAACTGGAGGTCTCTGAACTACACTATTAAAGGAGATGTCATTGTCCAACCCAAACTCCAGTGTAGATATGGCAGTGATCCTGACAGCTCACACTATCAGTGCTCTATGGATTAA